A section of the Oryzias latipes chromosome 8, ASM223467v1 genome encodes:
- the LOC101163326 gene encoding uncharacterized protein LOC101163326 — protein sequence MHWLPLVTMVIASALPFPHNPVSRIATVTVQTGSDSSSSSSSREQHLHPDAQLAAPPVDYNPAGNASQTDYSQHDSQQSLHSSEDFLYGDSSTFKGEAPYGSQSIPGSDDTRTISLDAPTTGAALGSQDTSEDRSLTRDSGSVSSSRHDFSISQDFSNSYDLKDTTVTPLEVSTVKMHDVVSPATTLEGQKGPETTAPLKKMRSASRGGRTRTGSAGETSPLEAGLDNFLDGDEMFLYAHPRVLFSPSALPPEDPPLLLMLENDLMKDGGDVEEQEDMDAHIEGHGDRAIERSASPNLTDGSRDSVRAVRRDKRSEGITRQTLETSVCQSESGWITDKRTAIDQKGDNVTILQEVQTQAGPIKQYFFETRCSQGERQGGAAAGKSAASSTARRGCLGVDKRHWNSQCKSKQSFVRALTRDDQNRTGWRWIRIDSSCVCVLLSRTNQARHVWSKKGRG from the coding sequence ATGCACTGGCTTCCCttggttaccatggtgattGCCTCGGCCCTGCCCTTTCCTCACAACCCTGTGTCCAGGATTGCTACTGTGACAGTGCAGACTGGgtctgacagcagcagcagcagcagcagcagagagcagCATCTCCACCCAGACGCCCAGCTCGCCGCTCCGCCGGTGGACTACAACCCCGCAGGCAATGCCTCGCAAACGGACTACAGCCAGCACGACAGCCAACAAAGCCTCCACAGCAGCGAAGACTTCCTTTATGGAGACTCCTCCACGTTCAAAGGGGAAGCACCGTATGGATCGCAGAGCATTCCAGGCAGCGATGACACAAGAACAATCAGTCTGGATGCTCCTACAACAGGAGCAGCGCTCGGGAGCCAGGATACGTCAGAGGATCGTTCTCTAACAAGGGACTCTGGgtctgtcagcagcagcagacacgATTTCTCCATTTCTCAGGACTTTTCTAACAGCTACGATCTTAAGGACACTACAGTTACACCGTTGGAGGTTTCCACAGTGAAAATGCACGACGTTGTCAGTCCTGCTACCACACTAGAAGGTCAAAAAGGACCAGAAACAACCGCTCCGTTGAAAAAGATGAGATCAGCATCAAGGGGTGGGAGGACCAGGACAGGTTCAGCCGGCGAGACCTCGCCTTTGGAGGCGGGGCTGGACAACTTTCTGGATGGAGACGAGATGTTCCTGTATGCACACCCACGGGTTCTGTTCTCACCCTCTGCATTACCCCCAGAAGACCCCCCCCTTCTGCTGATGCTGGAGAACGACCTGATGAAGGACGGCggggatgtggaggagcaggaggacaTGGACGCACACATAGAGGGTCACGGCGACCGTGCCATTGAGAGGAGCGCCTCTCCGAATCTGACCGATGGCTCCAGGGATTCAGTCCGGGCGGTCAGACGGGATAAACGTTCAGAAGGTATTACGCGGCAGACTTTGGAGACGTCGGTGTGCCAATCGGAAAGCGGTTGGATCACAGATAAGCGGACTGCCATCGACCAGAAGGGAGACAACGTCACCATCTTACAAGAAGTTCAGACGCAAGCTGGGCCTATCAAACAGTACTTCTTTGAGACGCGCTGCAGCCAGGGGGAGCGTCAGGGCGGGGCTGCGGCGGGGAAGAGCGCGGCGAGCAGCACAGCCAGAAGAGGATGCTTGGGCGTGGATAAGAGACACTGGAACAGCCAGTGCAAGTCCAAGCAGTCCTTTGTCCGCGCTCTCACCCGGGACGACCAAAACAGGACCGGCTGGCGGTGGATTCGAATAGACTCGTCCTGCGTGTGCGTGCTGTTGTCCAGGACAAACCAGGCCAGGCATGTCTGGTCAAAGAAGGGGAGGGGCTAA